The DNA window TAGGTTCCCCTTTCATCCACCCACTCGAAAAGTATTCTACTCAAAGTTATTATGCAGTACCATCCCCAATCAAATAAGCAAGAAACTCAAATAGCAAAAGCACATTTGACTTTACATAATAAATAATATCTAtacaataaatatataaaaggaGAATAACATATTATGTATGTGTGTAAACATACAGTATCACTTTTTAAAACTTTTAATGTACCTTTAATTATAAGGGCAAATTGGTCCCaatatattccaaaaaaaaaaactacgcACAATCAGATATTACTTTAAGATCAAATTACAACTTTCTCACACTAATTCCCTCACATTCTCACTTTTTCCttcacaacttttttttttttttataaaaaaagaataacttccTTTAGAGTAGTAATTAGATATTTTAGATAAATACATGTATGTCTATCATGATATGTAACTtaatatgaaaaaaataatacaccatacattttattgaaaaaaaaacacacatcTACATCTACGGTGTGCCAAAACACACTAGTTTCAGGATTAAGTGTCATGTAACCAATGCCTATCTCGACCTTTAAATTCTATGGACTGGAattaacctagcgctctgatttCTTGGTCATGAATACTTTACAGGGATCCATGTCATATTCTgcaacttcttcttcttcttcttcttcttcattttttagCCCCTCTCGGTGCAACTTACGCACGATTATTGCAATTTGCATACAGTCCCAGGAATTTTTCATGCAGGTATAAACAACCGCTCATAGCCATTGAGTGCACAACTCATCATTGCTTCCAATGCAAACTGTATCCATCCCATTCCTATCTTTAtcaccaaaaaacaaaaacagtAAGAACACTATAAATACCCCATGATGCCAGCCTCTTTCCTTCCCCTTcctcctctcctctcctctcctgTCCTCCCGTTCTGTACTTCTAATTTCTAAAGCTCTAAACTCCTCCATGCCGTTCAATTTCACGATCTCCTCCTCCTCTGGCAAGACTGATACATGATAAATCACTCACGCACAAATAAACGATTATCCATTTCATCCCACCTCATCTCCACCACACTCCTCAATCAATTGCTTACAAATATATCCACATCCTCTCACTTTCAGtaaccagaaaaagaaaaagcacgGCCCCCCTACTTCCCAGAAGAATTAGCAcgacaaaaacaaagaaaatactGCTACGACATTCCAGAAAAAGGAGAACCGTACAATCATCAAAATGGATCATCTCAAATTTGTAATACCAGCCAGTGAGGCTGAATCAGTGGCCCAATCATTGGGTCTCCCCTCCGTCCTCCACCTCCTCCCCACCTTGGTTCAACCGGCCCAGTCCCTTGCTCGTCCTCCCATCTCCAAATTCCCCGTCGGGGCCGTCGGCCTCGGCTCCGACGGCCGCGTTTTTATAGGCGTCAATCTCGAGTTTCCTGGTCTCCCCTTAAATCAATCCGTCCACGCAGAGCAGTTCCTCTGCAACAACCTCGCCGTCCATGGCTGCCCTCGCCTCATTGCTCTCGCCGTCTCCGCCGCCCCTTGTGGCCACTGCCGCCAGTTCTTCCAAGAACTCCGGGATTCTTCCTCTCTCCAAATCCTCATCACCTCCGACCACCCAAatcaaaacttttcaaaatctccCCTCCCCTTTAAGCCATTGCCGGAATTCTTAACCAACCCATTTGGCCCCTGTGATCTGTTGGATAAAGAATCTCCCCTCCTCCTCGAACCCCATAGCAATGGGCTATCTTTTGATACTTCCCGAAAACACGCAAATTTGTGCAATGGATATTCAAAAGAATCCGAACTTGATGGGAACTTTAAAAATTTAAGCAATGGGTTTTACGGAGAGTTGGAAGAAAGTGAGGCCCTTCTGAGGATAGAAGCATTGGAGGCTGCCAACAAGTCACATGCACCGTATAGCGGGTGCCCATCCGGGGTGGCCCTGATGGATCCCGAAGGGAAGGTGTACAGGGGATCATATATCGAGTCTGCAGCATATAATCCGAGTTTGGGGCCGGTTCAGGCTGCACTGGCGGCGTATATAGCTTGGGGAGGAGGTGGATACGAGAGGATTGTGGCGGCAGCTCTGGTGGAGAGGGAAGGTGCTAAAGTCAGTCATGAGGATACTGCGAGGTTGCTGTTTAAGAGGGTCTCACCTAAGTGTGAGTTTAGGGTGTATCATTGCTCTTCTGTTGAGAATGGATGTAAAAAATCTTCAGAATGATCTGAGGTAACAAATAGTATTCAGGGAAGATGTTGTGATTGAATTGCCTGCAATTGTGGATTTTGTACGTCAGATATCTCTATCGGAAGTGAAGGGATGAGTCAATAATATTTGAGAATCTAATAAGTTCTTCGTTTCtataaatttttgtttttggtgtgtgtgtgtttcCTGTTTTCATGGGATCCTAGTTGCATAGGCCATATGTGTATCATTGCAATTGCTATGTGATCTCTTCACTTGAACTCGCTCCTACTCCCTGCGCTTATGGATAGTGATCCCAATATAAACTAGAGTTTCGAAGGAATAGAATTTGAAAAAGCTTAGCATCTGCTGATTCACAGAACAATCCCGGATGACAACTGGTGCGGCCGTGCAGGTATAGCCGTACAAGTAAAGCATGACTCTGTTATTATTGTCTGCGGACCAGTTAATGTTGTTTGAGGTGTATAATTACTAAAtaattagtaattttattatgcTTTTCTGGATTTGGATTTCCACGTTACTTTATTAGAATTTGCGCCGGAAATTCTATGCCCCCCTCCGATTAAGTTGCGTATGAGGAGATGTGAGATAATTTGGTTGGAGGTAGAGCAGTCTGAGTAGGATCTCCACTATCTGAACTTTTACAAAGCTAACTATTTGTGGCAAGCTGAAGTGGACAAATCCACCACTTTTTGTATATGAGATGAGCTGCAAAATCCTATCTATAACTTCACAGTAAGCCCAGTAACATATTTTCAGCTACGCAGAAAGCAGAAAGCAGgggacaaagatgaagaaggaagaGTTAGTGGTGCTGGTGCAAATTGTTGTTCTGAGACGATACAAAGTTTCTGCACCCCACTCTTGACCACTTGACAACATGCATAAAACTCATTTGACTGTCTTCTAGCCCTTGCAACTTAAAGAAGCAGCAGGAAACAGTAATTAGACAGTAAGAATGGCCTGAAGGAATGGATTTTAGGAGATATGAATGCTGTAGCTTTCTCCGGGTTGAGCACCTTGATTttgaagtgcaagaaagttCTGGTTAAGCTGTCAATTTTTCGAGGCTATCATTGAGGAGAGGAACCAGGTGGCTTTTGGACACTTTTCACATGAAAATGCTCTCCTACCTGGTTCTACAACCACCCAAAAGAATGTGGGTCAAAGAAGTGCTAGAATCCGTCACGTTTCTGTTTGGTAGGTACCATGCATTTGCAGCGCTTCTTTTCCACCAACATTGTTCGAATCAAACTCCGCTGTTATACTAAAGTAAACAACTCTAAATCAAGATTAGATTAAACTAGCCATTTGTGAGTTTCGCGGTAACTTGTGTGGAATTTCTTCGTTCAGATTCCTAGGTGCCGTGTGGGGCTTTTTTGACACTTCGACTTGGAATTCTTGCCCGTTATGTTATGTTTAAGGTGGTGATTCATGGTTGACCGAGTAAAGCATTTGGGAGGCATATGAAGGTCCTGGGAAGCCCTCCAGTTATAAAATGCTACTCGAATTTCTTTTTTGCCAATTAGGTCGATTGATGGTCGAGCTTGACTAAATCAACATCTGGCGTTTACTAATGTGTACTATTTAGCATATTCTTTGCTCTAGAATTGTAGTGAACGCAGAATTGCAGTGTGTACTAATGAATTCTCTCTCTTTCGCACGTTTTTCTCTGCATTCTGTACATGTAGCTGACTTTGCTAAATCTGTCCCAACATTTGGTGGTTGGAGGCTGGACCTGATCCCCGCTGTTtgtattagaaaaataaatgcTTATACTACTACTATTTACTTTATATGGCCGTTCATATTGCTGTTCTGCTTTGAACATATGAATGGTTTTAATGTTACATTTTCCTAATCTTGAACCTTTTAAATTGAAGGAGAATCCGATTTGTTACCATAAAACACTCCGGCCGGAATATGGGTTTTAGCATTTGATCAGAAATCGTTCCTCAAACAGAAAAGATGAAGGGGAGGCATATTCGTCAAAGGGGGCAATGGCTCAGCGACAATGGGGGTGTCCTTTAAAACAATCCGAAATTAAAAGCAGTGAAATGGACAATTAGATCAGCATATTGCAGAATTTATAGATTTTATTTCAATTGTTTTCGTTGttgctatatatatattttttggagAGTGAATGAAGGATACAGTGTCTATTTACTAATCAACCCCATAATCAACAACAGAAGCAGAAGTCGTCAATTCTACAGTCTCAACAGCATGCCATGTAAGTAGGAGCATGCAAGTAATAGATTTTCATTCATGTATCTACATATTATTATCTTCCCAATTGATAAGAATGAGTATGAAACAGAAGGGAGAGTTTCCCTGATTTCTGGTAAAATTGCTTGATCCAACGCCAATTATAAAACTGAACCATGGATTTTCTCAATACTGCAATTCCCAAGATCTTGGAACCGCAAACTGAAATTACAATTTGATTGTTATGCAACGACGTATGCGAGCTTTATTTACgaagatgaagaaaaagaagcagcAGCAGTCTCCATTAAATCCAGCCTCGTAGGCCCTCCAACACCTTCGTTCCCATACACGTTCAAATCTTCAGTCATCCTAAACGCCCCATGCACCACCACCACCGCCAACCCTACAGCAACCCCCACCACCACGTTCAGGGTCGTGCGAGTCACCAACAAAACCACCGTAGAAATGGACAGAATGGTCAGGACCACGCGTTCATCCACAGCATAACCAAAAACAACGATCGGGTCATCGCGAAGGAAATAGAGGAAAAGCCATGCAACCATCACGACAGTGAAGACGATGAGCGAGACAGGGTGCCATAATAAGCTGAGGAAAAGCACAAAGAGAACGATCATGGCATAGTTCATGTGGAAATATGCCACATTGGTGTTGATGCGCGAGAGCGAGTGTTGGAAGCCATCAGGGAATGAAAAGGAAGAGAGCATTTCATTCCATGGGCGTCTTTTGCCAAGATCTGATCTGACTCTGTCCAATCGGTCGGCATAGAAGTCTGATGTGGGGATTGTGCCGTACATTGTCGTCATCTTCTTGAAGATTGGAATAGAAATTAACTTCCGTGgtgggagaagaagaagaggccACGGGGTAATTGGAGTTGGCGATGGAAGGAGTTACAGGTTCTTGACATTAATTTCAGGAGGAGAGAAGTAAAAAAGATAAGCAAAAGTCGAGGAAGTTGTTTGTTGCACCTAGTGAGTCATGATTACAAGTGCAAAGTTAATTATCCGACTTCATCAACGGTAGATTATGCATAAAAAGGCACATTCTAGAAGGATTACCACCGTCAAATGCACGATGCCAATATAAACTTTCAATGCTTTTAATGCATAACCTTTGACAGAGCATTTTGCCTATAACAATTTcaccaggaaaaaaaaaatgtaccaCTACTTCGTATATAGTACCTAAATTGTTCACTTGAGGTATCGTATTCTTGCGGAATTGTATACTATATCATTTGCAAGGACGAAGATTTCGTTTAATGAATCAGGAGAATCTCTGATTCACAGCCTCGACCCATCTCTAATTTCCTTTTCAGCTCTTTCCAAATAGTGACAACGTTTTTCGTTAACTTCCATAATGGCCAGCCGTTGCATCCTATGTTTTTGAGGGAAGTTTAGTGATCTAGGTGAATATCTGACTGAACACATAAAAGCCTTAACAGCATAAACAGTAGCACGATCCAAAGGTATCATGAAAACAATTATCTGAATAATTTAGGAGCATATCCAACTCTTAACTTGAACTCTAAAATAGGTAAAGTTCGATAACACCTCAAAATCTGTATATGATGGACCGTGAGAATAATGATAGCTCTTAATACACAAAGAACTAACTGGTGGACGGATACATGTCATTGGAGGTAAGTTACAGAAAATCTCGGAATACGTTAGACAGGAAATCTATGCAGTTGCTTAACCCTGCTTGATCGATGGTGGTACTTCTCCTCTCATTACCCTCCAAGGGCCACCATAGAACTTTGGTTTCATCAGAGGCACTGCTTCTCCTGGATGATCTTCCCAATATTTCTCCTGTTTAACAAGAATGTGCATAATTGTCCATATTCAAGGAGAGGAgcttcaatttcaaaaaaaaaccaCACACATAAGCCCTCAATTCGACAcagaatcaagaaaaaaaaaagttttagtCCAGAAAAAAAGGCAATTCCAGTGTTAAAAAGGTAATGGGAGTAGGACATCAGTCCACTCAAGGCAGTAAAACAACTACGATCACGCCTCTCAAAGTTCCCAGTAAACATAGAAACCCAATAAGAAGCCATAGCAGGTTGAAATCTACACGAGCAAACAGCACGTTATGTACGAAGCTCCTCAGATAGTTTTATGAGTAGTAAGCTAATCTAGCTTGCACATTTTGTTTCACATTGCTCCAACCTATTCCAAGACGCATGTATGAGAAATGCTTAATTCTGCTCAGAAGAGTCCACAAAGAACAAAAATGTCGTGGAGGAAAGCATCATCATGTATCTTTTATGACGATAAAATGAGTGCCAAAAGCAAAGCAATTTGAGAGGGGAAGCACAAGACGACCAATGGGACCCACAAAAGTTCATAGCATGCATCAAGAATACCTTATATAGTTGCTCGGTAATAGCTGATCCAATAACCCCCGTGTAAAAGGCAAAAATGTAGAGTGTGACAAGGGGAGTGAAAGATTTGGGACGCCTATATGGCTCCAGCATGTCCCAGAGAATCGTCTTTTCCCACTTGTAATACAAATAATCAGCATACTTTCTCCACAAATAGCTTGCCATCCTCAAAATCTCCTTTCTACCACCTGAAAGCTACATGGGGGAACTTCCACTTACCACAAACGAAAGGAAAGATAGTTCCAGTACACAAATGTAAAAACTGAAAAGAATCATATTATCACGAGTCCTTTAAGCAAGCCGtcattctgatttttttttttcaaaaaaaggttcttttccaccatttagcagcaaaaaaaaagggaaaaaaaaaaagacgggCGATACATAAACTACTCGGAAAGCCTTTGGTGCAAGTGTTCGTTAAACGGTTACCCTTCGTTCGGGCAATTTAACAAACACTTAGTCAGCTTAAGAAATTCAGAAAATAAGTGATTCAGCAAAACATACCAACACGCATGAAAAGATGAATACTTCTCAATGGGTCACCAGAATGTTACTTAATCAAATCACTAATCGCGTCAAAAAGGCAAATTGATACATTATACCAGACACAAAATGGTGGAACAGTCAAATAACAGAAGAAAAAATGGTAATTGTTCGActtacagagagagagagagagagagcagagAGCGGCCGATTGTTGAGACCACTGAGTGCTGGAAGAGACAGCTGCTTCTGTCGCGTGAACCGTGAACACTAGAGTCGGATCTGTGGTAGCTCCGACATTTGCCCCGTTTAGATATGGTAATGAAGCCTTGTGAGTTTCAGACACGTGGCTTAGTGCAAATTGAGTACAACACAACCGCGAAGCCCAGATTATACAATGGGCTCAGTGAATCACGCGAGCCCAGCCCAACGTCTTTATaatagtttttcattttttcactaTCGGCGTTGAATGAATGATAactgtgtaaaatttaaatttaaaatttaatttttacacATCGTGTTATGATCCAACGGTAATGATATATGTACTATCAGTGtgtataaaatttactcttctatttaataaataattaaggAAAGCATGTCATGTATCAACAAAATTAAACCTCATTGCAGGATCAACGGACACTGGCTGTTCTGAAACTAAAATAAAGTACTCCACCATTAAACATTATTGTTTGCATTTTAGTAGCTGCCATGAAATAAGGTACCTTTCTATTGAATTCAGGAAAGCGTCTCATTACATTGTGCCAAGAATTGCAGTGACAAGAAATGCAGCTTGAATACTGCAGTTTACCATTCTTTAAGCAATATACATAGATAATCGGATAGCTACTGACAAATATTTAACACTTATTAAAAAATGTGGTCCTATGATGAAGATCCAGCGACTTTGTCCTTTGCTGCAGAAAGGCTTTCAAGATTGACGTCTCCCACGCCTGTAGGAGGGCCAATGCTGCAGCGAGCTGTGTTATGTAGTTGGATGGCATCCTTTATTTTCTGAAACTGCAAAGAGCATGCAGATGATTGGAAATTACTTTCAATTAAGTACCACCACCATGTTACAGAAACTCAGTTCATTCCTAAACCATTCATGTATGCTTAATAAAAGTTAATTCACCATCCTAATTCGGCCAGGTAGCAAGGATTATCCACCCTTCAAATCTGCTCAACAGCCTATTCCAAT is part of the Coffea eugenioides isolate CCC68of chromosome 6, Ceug_1.0, whole genome shotgun sequence genome and encodes:
- the LOC113772898 gene encoding cytidine deaminase 1-like; the encoded protein is MDHLKFVIPASEAESVAQSLGLPSVLHLLPTLVQPAQSLARPPISKFPVGAVGLGSDGRVFIGVNLEFPGLPLNQSVHAEQFLCNNLAVHGCPRLIALAVSAAPCGHCRQFFQELRDSSSLQILITSDHPNQNFSKSPLPFKPLPEFLTNPFGPCDLLDKESPLLLEPHSNGLSFDTSRKHANLCNGYSKESELDGNFKNLSNGFYGELEESEALLRIEALEAANKSHAPYSGCPSGVALMDPEGKVYRGSYIESAAYNPSLGPVQAALAAYIAWGGGGYERIVAAALVEREGAKVSHEDTARLLFKRVSPKCEFRVYHCSSVENGCKKSSE
- the LOC113773528 gene encoding PRA1 family protein F3, which translates into the protein MTTMYGTIPTSDFYADRLDRVRSDLGKRRPWNEMLSSFSFPDGFQHSLSRINTNVAYFHMNYAMIVLFVLFLSLLWHPVSLIVFTVVMVAWLFLYFLRDDPIVVFGYAVDERVVLTILSISTVVLLVTRTTLNVVVGVAVGLAVVVVHGAFRMTEDLNVYGNEGVGGPTRLDLMETAAASFSSSS
- the LOC113775330 gene encoding uncharacterized protein At4g29660, yielding MASYLWRKYADYLYYKWEKTILWDMLEPYRRPKSFTPLVTLYIFAFYTGVIGSAITEQLYKEKYWEDHPGEAVPLMKPKFYGGPWRVMRGEVPPSIKQG